DNA sequence from the Bacillota bacterium genome:
CTGGCCGAGGCTGGGCTGCGGCCTGACGTGGTGTCGGGAACCAGCGCCGGAGCAATTGCTGCGGGGCTGTATGCAGCTGGCGTGGCCCTGGACGACATTGAGCGTGAGTTGAGGCAGATGGCAGTGCCATCGAGGT
Encoded proteins:
- a CDS encoding patatin-like phospholipase family protein — its product is MAKRWGLALGAGGLYGLAYVGVFKALAEAGLRPDVVSGTSAGAIAAGLYAAGVALDDIERELRQMAVPSR